The genomic stretch ACAGGAGCTATACCAAAATCTTCAATTGATGAAAAAACAAACGCACGTGCATTACTAATATAACTACTGATTTCGTTTGAGCTCAAAAATCCCGTAAAAATAATATTATCATTATTTTTAGCCTTTTTTTCTAAATTCGTTCTTTCTGCTCCATCTCCAATTACAATTAATTTTTTATTTAGTTTAATAAAAGCATCAATCAGGAGATCAAAGCGTTTATATTTTACTAATCTACCTACTGTAACATAATATTTTGAATCGGAAATTTTTGTTTTACGTAAACTGAAATCTTCGACAGAAACAGGTGGATATATTACCGTAGAATCTAATTTATAATGCTCTTTAATCCATTTCTGTACAAATTTAGAATTTGCAATTATATGATCTGGATTTTTTGACATTTTTATATCAAAATTTTGAAGGTATTTTCTAAAAGGGATGAAAATATATCCTAATATCCCCGGGAAATAGTTTTTATATTCATCCCAAATATATTTGAAATTTCTTGCTTGAATGTAACAAATATGAAATTCACTATTGATTCTAAAGCCCTTTGACAAACACCAAGAGGAACTTATAAGCAAATCTACCGAATATTTATTATGAACCTGACTGTTAAAGCATTTTGTAATAAAAGGAAAAAGTGGAAATGCAAAGCGGAAATAAGTCCCTAAAATCTTCATCAAATCACTTTTGATAATTGTTGGATTTTTTCCATTAAACATTTTAAGTTTATCACTATCATTCATTACGTCAGCATAAGCAAAATAATAATCAAATGATATTATTTTATCAAAGGATGTCACTACTCTTTCTGCACCACCATATTTATCTAACCAGTCGTGAATTATCGCTATTTTCATTTCAAATTTTCAAAGATATATTAATTTAATTTGATTATATAGACATCTTCACTATTAATATTTTTCATCGAAAAATTTATTTGTTTGTAATTTTTAATTGAATAATTGCTGATTTTTTCGGGCAATTGTTTCATATTAAGTTTTTTTTCTGATATGCGGAAAATTTCAACATTAACCTTACTTTTATTTTTAAACTTGTAGTTTAGTTCATTTTTGATAAAATTGAAATTAACATTTTTTTCTTTTCCAATATTCCCTAAAATAATATTTACTGAAGATTTATCGTCATCTAAATATGGAATTATCATTAATTCCTTATTCTGCGTGAACCAAGCTAGTCTTGATTTTAGGCTCTCTGCATAATACTTGTAAACCCACCACACAGATCTTCTTTCTCCATTAGCAGACAATATTCCATCAAGTGAATTATTCCAACAGCTATTTTCACCTTTAATATCAGGATTATCCCAACAAGCTTTGCAACCTCCTTGTGCATTTTCTTTTTCTAATGAGTAAAGATAGGTGAATAATGTAAGAGGGTTAAATTGCTCATCCACTCCTACAATTTCAGGAATATAAATACTTTTTATACTTAAATTGGGGTACTTTTTTATAAGTTCTTTTGCTTTTTTAATATTATTCTGTAATTCTATTGCATTTTTTTGGTTTCCTAAGTCATGCCAATTTAAAATATCTAATTTTAGATTATGTCTACTACAATAATCTAAAAAAGCTTTTATATATTCAAGATTAAATTCACTGATAGACGGTCCTGTTATTAAAGCATTATTGCCATTTGGTGATGATCTTAAAGCATCATGTGCAACTTTGAATGTTTTAAAATATTCTTCTCTAGTTCCACCCCAAACTTCTTTTCCATTAGGCTCGTTCCAAACATCAAAAACTACCTTTTGTCCTAAATCTTCATATAGACTTTTTATCATTGTGGCAAATTTTCGTGGATCATCAGAAGGTCTAATCCAACCACCTTTTTCCTTATACCAATGTTCTTCATCATAAATGTCGCTCAAAACAATTATGGGTACTATATCATATTTTAACAAAATATTTACTTGCTCTTTTCTTTTTACAGGATTATCTTTCAGCTTTGCACCAAACCTCCAATATTTTGGCTTTAATTCTACAATATCCTTTTCAAGAGGCTCTAATTCGTTAAAATGCAAGAAACCAACTACAGACTCTCTTTTTTTACCTTTTACAGATAAATCTATGATTACTTTATCAGTATCATTGGAAAGAATCTGACTTTTTATATTAATAAAAACACTTAGAATTATGATACAAATTATTAACTTTTTACTTATCATATAATTGTTTTATAACAAATTATTAAAATCTGACTATTTCTTGAAGAATCTTCGCAGAACTTTTCCAATCGAATCTTTTTATATTTTTTAATCCACTTTCGGTAAACTGCTGCTTTAATTGAGGATTATTGTAAAAATATAAAATTTTTTCTTCCAAATCTTTTTTTAAATATGGATTAAAATACAATACAGAATTACCCAAAATTTCTGGCATACTCGCCTGATCAGATGCTATTACAGGACAACCACAAGCCTGAGCTTCCAAAGGAGGAATGCCAAAACCTTCATAAAAAGAAGGAAAGATGAAAAGTGATGCATTTTGATATAATGAAATCAATTCTTGATCATCTATTCTACCAAAAAAACGAATTCTGCCTTGTTTTTCTAAATCTTCAACATCTAATTTGATCTCATTAAATGATTTTAACGAAGAATACCCCACAATAAATAAATCTACATCTTGTTGTATATGCTGTATATTCTTAAAAGCATCAACTAATCCCTGAAAATTTTTATGATAGTTTCTCGAAGACACAGCCAAGATATATTTCCGTTTCGAAACATTTTTTGCTTCAGTATTGGTAAATTCATTAGTATCAACACCGTTATATATTACTGTAAATTTATATTTAGAAACATTATAATAATTTGAAATTTCACTTTTAGAAAACTCACTTACTGTAATAATTTTTTTAGAATTTCTAAGCATTAA from Chryseobacterium indoltheticum encodes the following:
- a CDS encoding glycosyltransferase, with the protein product MKIAIIHDWLDKYGGAERVVTSFDKIISFDYYFAYADVMNDSDKLKMFNGKNPTIIKSDLMKILGTYFRFAFPLFPFITKCFNSQVHNKYSVDLLISSSWCLSKGFRINSEFHICYIQARNFKYIWDEYKNYFPGILGYIFIPFRKYLQNFDIKMSKNPDHIIANSKFVQKWIKEHYKLDSTVIYPPVSVEDFSLRKTKISDSKYYVTVGRLVKYKRFDLLIDAFIKLNKKLIVIGDGAERTNLEKKAKNNDNIIFTGFLSSNEISSYISNARAFVFSSIEDFGIAPVEAQSCGTPVIAYAKGGVLETVVENKTGVFFKSQDVNAIQDAVKHFENILSNFDSVLIRENAQNFSEEAFAENLRVFLKKNVYK
- a CDS encoding GH39 family glycosyl hydrolase, with translation MISKKLIICIIILSVFINIKSQILSNDTDKVIIDLSVKGKKRESVVGFLHFNELEPLEKDIVELKPKYWRFGAKLKDNPVKRKEQVNILLKYDIVPIIVLSDIYDEEHWYKEKGGWIRPSDDPRKFATMIKSLYEDLGQKVVFDVWNEPNGKEVWGGTREEYFKTFKVAHDALRSSPNGNNALITGPSISEFNLEYIKAFLDYCSRHNLKLDILNWHDLGNQKNAIELQNNIKKAKELIKKYPNLSIKSIYIPEIVGVDEQFNPLTLFTYLYSLEKENAQGGCKACWDNPDIKGENSCWNNSLDGILSANGERRSVWWVYKYYAESLKSRLAWFTQNKELMIIPYLDDDKSSVNIILGNIGKEKNVNFNFIKNELNYKFKNKSKVNVEIFRISEKKLNMKQLPEKISNYSIKNYKQINFSMKNINSEDVYIIKLN
- a CDS encoding glycosyltransferase family 4 protein, whose translation is MKVIVNARFLTQAITGVQRFAIELSKRLESTPHIQIEFVSSKGIIHSDLAKELDVKVIGQFQGHLWEQIDLPIYLKKNKSPLLVNLCSTAPSFYKNQIVTHHDITYIRHPESFSKKFVEFYKLIVPLMLRNSKKIITVSEFSKSEISNYYNVSKYKFTVIYNGVDTNEFTNTEAKNVSKRKYILAVSSRNYHKNFQGLVDAFKNIQHIQQDVDLFIVGYSSLKSFNEIKLDVEDLEKQGRIRFFGRIDDQELISLYQNASLFIFPSFYEGFGIPPLEAQACGCPVIASDQASMPEILGNSVLYFNPYLKKDLEEKILYFYNNPQLKQQFTESGLKNIKRFDWKSSAKILQEIVRF